The following proteins are encoded in a genomic region of Paenibacillus antri:
- a CDS encoding bacterio-opsin activator, whose amino-acid sequence MNRVPVIGFVEEIARFEEWMTDPAAETTVFSISGIGGIGKTTLLMEMARGAGRASAMTLWLDGSGETSTSGAFLTGLETTLESEYGRTRPADMPLLTFVVAELSRQRTVLLLDNGERIDRLEGWLLSSFLPKLASAQVLLAAASRNGLPLTWRTNPHWGPRVRSFPLQPFTRREVQAYLRHSGLAADVQEEIARKSEGHPLLLALTVEWMRSNGEAAPRGIPSIVTAELLREATSPSLHRVLTAMSLLPPSDPQTLNRMLDAPLDVADVHALGRLSFVLGTPQGWALHPLVARLLREDYAAAFPEAFRRLRRKAFALLEERFPEADKKSQMRIAGHVLELYREFLPSTNAYAVFTSNVDIGERRPFEPADLPELQRLLAASVEENNWQSELALAGQYAALLEEIAAHSPEGICVVRNAEGRPIAFSAGILLHARTMPLLERYTPEFPVLLGEEAESLRQLPPEAADTMLVALAAVDSSRSVYQPEEIGGVLMLEWFIMMTGGWRGRMVSADPQLNGLLSVFGFHDLGQVGGMTKWEIDFRHVRFDAWMKTVIRHTGADGGNGEERPAGGTGERMRLAEQDAKLILQRLYDEGDALDPYVGDGGRYRTKDELRGKVLALLTEERPTHPLSPLDQRILRESYLTKARNKNQLADDFHMSRTTFYRHSQSALRRLAQALNG is encoded by the coding sequence ATGAATCGAGTACCTGTGATCGGCTTCGTCGAAGAGATAGCGAGATTCGAGGAATGGATGACGGATCCGGCCGCCGAGACGACGGTCTTTTCGATCTCGGGCATCGGGGGGATCGGCAAGACGACGCTGCTGATGGAGATGGCGCGCGGCGCCGGTCGGGCATCGGCGATGACGTTGTGGCTGGACGGGTCGGGCGAGACGTCCACGTCCGGCGCGTTCCTGACCGGTCTGGAGACGACGCTGGAGAGCGAGTACGGTCGTACGCGTCCGGCGGACATGCCGCTGTTAACCTTCGTCGTCGCCGAATTGTCGCGGCAGCGGACCGTGCTGCTGCTGGATAACGGCGAGCGGATCGATCGTCTCGAGGGCTGGCTGCTGTCCAGCTTCCTGCCGAAGCTGGCATCCGCTCAGGTGCTGCTCGCGGCGGCGTCTCGGAACGGTCTGCCCTTGACCTGGCGAACGAATCCGCATTGGGGGCCCCGCGTTCGCTCCTTTCCGCTGCAGCCGTTCACGCGGCGGGAGGTGCAGGCGTACTTGCGGCATAGCGGCCTCGCGGCGGACGTACAGGAGGAGATCGCGCGGAAGTCGGAGGGGCATCCGCTCCTGCTCGCGCTTACCGTCGAGTGGATGCGTTCGAACGGCGAAGCCGCGCCTCGCGGGATCCCTTCGATCGTCACGGCCGAATTGCTGCGGGAAGCGACCTCGCCGTCGCTGCACCGCGTCTTGACCGCGATGTCGCTGCTGCCGCCGTCCGACCCGCAGACGCTGAATCGAATGCTGGACGCTCCCCTCGACGTCGCCGACGTGCATGCGCTGGGACGGCTGTCGTTCGTCCTCGGGACGCCGCAAGGATGGGCGCTGCATCCGCTGGTCGCCCGCCTGCTGCGCGAGGATTACGCCGCCGCGTTCCCGGAGGCGTTCCGACGGCTGCGCCGGAAGGCGTTCGCGCTGCTGGAGGAGCGGTTCCCCGAAGCCGACAAGAAGTCGCAGATGCGGATCGCGGGTCACGTCTTGGAGCTGTACCGAGAGTTTCTGCCCTCGACCAACGCCTACGCCGTCTTTACGTCCAACGTGGACATCGGGGAGCGGCGCCCGTTCGAGCCGGCCGACTTGCCGGAGCTGCAGCGGCTGCTGGCCGCGTCCGTGGAGGAGAACAATTGGCAATCGGAGCTGGCGCTCGCGGGACAGTATGCGGCGCTGCTCGAAGAGATCGCGGCGCATTCCCCTGAGGGGATCTGCGTCGTACGGAACGCGGAGGGCCGCCCGATCGCCTTCAGCGCCGGCATCCTGCTGCATGCGCGGACGATGCCGCTGCTCGAACGGTACACGCCCGAATTTCCGGTATTGCTCGGGGAAGAAGCGGAATCGCTTCGTCAGCTTCCTCCCGAGGCGGCGGATACGATGCTCGTGGCGCTTGCCGCCGTCGACTCCAGCCGCTCGGTCTACCAGCCGGAGGAAATCGGCGGCGTCTTGATGCTGGAGTGGTTCATCATGATGACCGGCGGCTGGAGAGGCAGGATGGTGTCGGCCGACCCGCAGCTGAACGGTCTGCTGTCGGTGTTCGGGTTCCACGATTTGGGACAAGTCGGCGGCATGACGAAGTGGGAGATCGACTTCCGGCACGTTCGATTCGACGCTTGGATGAAGACGGTCATTCGGCATACGGGGGCGGACGGCGGCAACGGGGAGGAGCGGCCGGCCGGCGGGACGGGCGAACGGATGCGCCTGGCCGAACAGGACGCAAAGCTCATCCTGCAACGGCTATACGACGAAGGCGACGCGCTGGATCCGTACGTCGGGGATGGTGGACGTTACCGGACGAAGGACGAGCTGCGCGGGAAGGTGCTGGCGCTGCTGACGGAAGAGCGTCCCACGCATCCCTTGTCGCCGCTGGATCAGCGGATATTGCGGGAAAGTTACCTTACGAAGGCTCGGAATAAAAACCAACTGGCCGACGATTTCCACATGAGCCGCACGACGTTTTACCGGCACAGCCAATCCGCCTTACGGCGTCTCGCCCAGGCGTTGAATGGCTGA